A genomic window from Methanovulcanius yangii includes:
- a CDS encoding alpha/beta hydrolase family protein, whose protein sequence is MKPRRATIITITLLIAIIVAISAGCTGPVQESPAPPAVTATGAAADSSATDAPAADPPSLIFADQEFAFELQRTLGATYAGEADIGECLATASRIKEGDFESWYSEWKKTADTFRTAGDESLAAGHGVSAMEAYYRAATYYRTAEFFLHGEPDDPCIVETWGLSRETFRDAIALDVVPYEIVDIPYENTTLPGYFYTVDDSGTPRPLLIVQTGFDGCQEELHPYAMEGIKRGYNVLTFEGPGQGEVIRVQHIPFRPDWENVITPVVDYAVSRPDVDDDRIALWGISLGGYLAPRGAAYEHRIAALIADAGTYDVGETLLQNLQTGGGAPADLTEDDLQEWLETDPVECNDALYEAMAHDTGTRWLNENGMFVFGAGSPAQFWANWMDFSLVGIAENIRCPTLVTAGAADHFDPDGTQAQALYDHLTCEKELMVFSDEYGAGAHCQLGVFAQSFGAKFGWLDETMGMSTK, encoded by the coding sequence ATGAAACCCCGCAGAGCCACCATCATCACCATCACCCTTCTTATCGCCATTATTGTTGCCATCTCGGCAGGCTGCACCGGCCCTGTTCAGGAGTCGCCGGCTCCACCTGCCGTCACTGCGACCGGGGCGGCCGCCGACTCCTCTGCCACGGACGCCCCTGCCGCCGACCCCCCTTCGCTCATATTTGCCGATCAGGAATTTGCCTTCGAACTCCAGCGGACACTCGGCGCCACGTATGCGGGAGAGGCAGACATCGGAGAGTGTCTCGCCACGGCGTCCCGGATAAAAGAAGGAGACTTCGAGAGCTGGTACAGCGAATGGAAGAAGACCGCGGACACCTTCAGGACGGCCGGTGACGAGAGCCTCGCAGCCGGACACGGGGTGAGCGCAATGGAGGCATACTACCGGGCCGCGACCTATTACCGCACGGCCGAGTTCTTCCTGCACGGCGAACCCGACGACCCCTGCATAGTGGAGACGTGGGGATTGAGCAGGGAAACGTTCCGCGATGCAATCGCGCTCGACGTCGTCCCGTACGAGATTGTCGACATCCCGTACGAGAACACGACGCTGCCGGGGTACTTCTACACGGTCGACGACTCCGGCACACCGCGGCCGCTCCTCATCGTCCAGACGGGCTTTGACGGCTGCCAGGAGGAACTCCACCCCTATGCGATGGAAGGAATCAAACGCGGATACAACGTCCTGACCTTCGAGGGGCCGGGGCAGGGCGAAGTGATCCGGGTCCAGCATATCCCGTTCCGGCCCGATTGGGAGAACGTGATCACACCGGTCGTGGACTATGCGGTGAGCCGGCCCGACGTCGACGACGACCGGATTGCCCTCTGGGGAATTTCCCTCGGCGGCTACCTCGCCCCCCGCGGTGCCGCATATGAGCACCGGATTGCGGCGCTGATCGCGGACGCCGGCACCTACGACGTCGGAGAGACGCTCCTGCAGAACCTCCAAACCGGCGGGGGAGCGCCTGCGGACCTGACAGAAGATGACCTGCAGGAATGGCTGGAGACGGACCCGGTGGAGTGCAACGATGCCCTCTACGAGGCCATGGCCCACGACACCGGCACCCGCTGGCTGAACGAGAACGGGATGTTCGTCTTTGGTGCCGGCTCGCCGGCACAGTTCTGGGCGAATTGGATGGATTTTTCCCTTGTGGGCATTGCCGAAAATATTCGGTGCCCCACGCTGGTCACTGCCGGTGCGGCCGATCACTTCGACCCGGACGGGACGCAGGCACAGGCACTCTACGACCACCTCACCTGCGAGAAGGAACTTATGGTATTTTCCGACGAGTACGGTGCCGGGGCGCACTGCCAGCTCGGGGTGTTCGCGCAGTCGTTCGGCGCCAAGTTCGGCTGGCTCGACGAGACGATGGGAATGAGCACAAAATAA
- a CDS encoding ATP-binding protein has product MISPFIDREEERSILEDEWGADGGRLIVLYGRRRIGKTRLLSEFAEGKEGILYFAEETPAHLQIKGLQELCARHLHDGLLGDLPIESWSQLFTYLVQHPPHHRSYLIIDEFTYLIKSDKSVLSALQKAWDNGLSASPWCIVLSGSVLGMMSDLALSYTSPIYGRRTRDMFLTRLPFRYAQAFLRQNFEDALRTYFAIGGVPEYLQKASEYTTFDAFAKKELFGKYGYFYREPYFLLSQEFRELKVYQGILRAIAQGNTKPSAIAGHCGIETRGLYPYLEGMIRLGFIEKESPFPGSSRNSVYKIRDNLLGFWYRFVYPEKGRIETDTFRYEECDMSQYFGERFEAFIREEVVPLIYPGYESGRWWHKGEEIDLVAIDRRGTAIVFGECKYGAKSARDAERILKGLEAKSEHVPVEEGYTKKYALFAGRVGGKEALRNKGYEIVDIDDIREIIA; this is encoded by the coding sequence ATGATTAGTCCTTTCATCGACCGGGAGGAGGAGCGTTCCATCCTCGAGGACGAATGGGGAGCGGACGGCGGGCGGCTCATCGTCCTCTACGGGAGAAGGAGGATCGGAAAGACACGGCTGCTCTCAGAATTTGCAGAGGGGAAGGAAGGGATCTTGTATTTTGCCGAGGAGACCCCGGCCCATCTCCAGATCAAAGGACTTCAGGAGCTGTGCGCCCGGCACCTGCACGATGGCCTCCTCGGTGACCTGCCGATAGAGTCGTGGTCGCAGCTCTTCACCTATCTCGTGCAGCACCCGCCGCACCATCGGTCGTACCTGATCATCGACGAATTTACGTACCTGATAAAAAGCGACAAAAGTGTCCTTTCGGCCCTCCAGAAGGCATGGGACAACGGCCTGTCCGCCTCCCCGTGGTGCATCGTCCTCTCCGGCTCGGTCCTCGGTATGATGAGCGACCTTGCCCTCTCGTACACCTCTCCGATATATGGCAGACGGACCCGCGACATGTTCCTGACCCGTCTCCCCTTCCGGTACGCACAGGCGTTCCTCCGCCAGAATTTCGAGGATGCCCTGAGGACCTACTTCGCAATAGGGGGCGTTCCCGAATACCTCCAGAAGGCATCGGAGTACACCACCTTCGATGCATTCGCGAAAAAAGAGCTCTTCGGCAAGTACGGCTACTTTTACCGCGAACCGTATTTTCTGCTGTCACAGGAATTCAGGGAGTTGAAGGTCTATCAGGGGATACTCCGGGCGATTGCCCAGGGAAACACAAAACCCTCCGCCATCGCCGGGCACTGCGGCATTGAGACCCGTGGCCTGTACCCGTACCTCGAAGGAATGATCCGGCTCGGATTTATCGAAAAGGAATCGCCGTTTCCCGGCAGCAGCAGAAACTCGGTGTACAAAATCCGAGACAATCTCCTCGGGTTCTGGTACAGGTTTGTCTACCCGGAAAAGGGGAGGATCGAAACGGATACGTTCCGTTACGAAGAGTGCGACATGTCGCAGTATTTCGGAGAACGCTTCGAGGCGTTCATCAGGGAGGAAGTCGTGCCACTGATCTATCCGGGATACGAGAGCGGCAGATGGTGGCACAAGGGCGAAGAGATCGACCTCGTTGCCATCGACCGTCGGGGGACGGCCATCGTGTTCGGCGAATGCAAATACGGGGCAAAATCGGCTCGTGATGCCGAACGCATCCTGAAGGGACTCGAGGCAAAATCGGAACATGTCCCGGTTGAAGAGGGGTACACGAAAAAATATGCCCTGTTTGCCGGCAGG